The genomic DNA AGGCACAACCTCAACCAGTGGGATCAAATGAGGCGGGTTAAATGGGTGCCCAATGAGTATGCGGCTCGGGTCTCGCTTGCACTGCTGAATGAATGCTGAGGACGGCAGAccggaggaagatgatgcaaTCACCACACCTGGCCTAGCCCACTCGTCCAATGTCTTCATAAGTTCTCTCTTAAAGTCTTGGCGCTCTGGTCCGTTCTACAGGTGAGATCAAAGTCAGCGCTGTAATTCTCCATGGTGTACGTCCGTACAAGACAGGGGTACCTCTTGAACAAAGTCTGCTTCAGCCAATCTCGGCACGATGTCGCTAACAAACTCATAATTGGTGGCGAGCTCCTCGAAATTCCCCTGTGCCTCGAGGAACGGCCTCGCCTGATCTAGGTAGCGTTCGAGAGCCTCCTTGGCTCCCTTTGCAGGATCGGAGACAGTGACCTTCAAGCCCCGGGAGAGGCAAAGAGTGGCCCAGCTCATACCAATCACGCCGCAACCGACAATTGCAACGGTACGTATCTCTTCAGGCATCTTGTTAATCGTTCAGATATAACCGCGAAATGGTGTCAGGGCTTGGCATGACAAGCGTGGGATATGCCAGAGCGTATCAAATAAAGTGTTCGTAAGACGAATCTCGTGTGGTCCGTCCGGACGCCCCCAGGACCTATCTTATTGAATGCACCCATCTGTGGCTGGCGAGTGGTGAACTGCCGTAAAGTCGCGGGGTAAATCCGGATATACGACCCGAGAGATCGACGACGAACATCGCGCATTGCACATTCAGCCGGCGTCGGATCTGGACCGCTCTTTCCGGCGCCCTGAGCGTATTACACAGCCAGTTGACACGTAGTACATTAGACAGGAATCGTGTGGTCTTCCAGTCGTAATTCAGTCGACCGATTTACCTCTAGCCTCTACAGCTTCGACTTTGGTATTTGCAGAATACACCTCATGGCCTGCAACTCTTTAAACCACGACCCTCAAGACAGCTACGGCCCGGGGACGGTTGTTGATACGGACTTCCTACCACTTCCAGCGGAATGCCGTAGGCTATTACGCATCTTCGCCGCGAGAACGCCTGGATTTACGAAAGATAACACTCTCCTCGATGGAGTAGTGTTCCATGGCGACGATCTGCCGTGTATCCCAGGACCCATCAAGTCTCAAGCTGTTACCGCAGTTCTGCATGCTATGGTCGGAATTGTTGGTCTAGAGATCCTTCACCTGCGTGGTATCAGCACCAGTACCGTTACCCTCGTCGACATCAACCACGCAGGGTTATACCCAGCTACTGCAGCGCTGGTCAACATCGATGGACACACAGGCCCAAGTGTCATCAACCTGCCAACCGTGCCTCAATGGGATAAGGACCGCGCTTCTAATTCACCGCTCGTGTACCGTGCGACGGCCATATATGAGACAGCCGATAAAGGCGTCTGGTTCCAGCTTCACGGCTCGCTCGATTCGTGGAAGACTCTGGCCCTCCTTGGCATAGGCAAGGATCTCGATGCCGAGATCCGCACCAACGACACCGCGTATGCGCTTATCCAGGACCGCGTGCGCAAATACCGTGCACGCGAAATTGAGCAGCTCATGGTTGCGAAGGGTTTCTCGGGCTCCATCGTGTTTTCACCCGAGGGGTGGCTTCAGACTGAGATGGGTCGGTCTCTTGCCCGACACCCGCTCATCAACTATCGGCAGCAGACACAATGTCCCATCCTTGAGCCTCCACTTTTCTCAAAAGTCGATGACAAGCGACCCCTAGCTGGGATCAAGGTTGTCGAATTGGTCCGCATTATAGCTGGGACGGCCGCCGGCGCTGCCCTTGCCTCAATGGGTGCCGAGGTCATCCGGGTCAACTCGTCGAAACTCAAGGACTATACTCCGGCGCAACCTTCCTCACTAATGGCGGGCAAGATAGCCATCGACTTAGACTTAGAGGACCCCGCCGACCATAAAAGGCTGACCCGTCTCTTTGAGCAAGCCGATGTCATCCTACAGGGCTACCGGCTGCGCTCCCTCGAGCGCCGTGGTTTCGGGTTGCAAGCTGCACTTGAGATGGCAAACAAGCGGGGAAAAGGCATCATCTACGTGGACGAGAACTGCTATGGGCCAGATGGATACTATGCAGAGCGACCGGGTTGGCAGCAAGTCGCGGACGCAGCAGCCGGTTCTTCATACGTCATGGGCCAGTCGTTCGGTTGCCCGCCAGGTCAAGGTGTGCTGCCCAGCTTGCCTATATCGGACATGTCAACGGGCATCTTGATGGCTCTCACCGTCATGTGCGCCATTCGAGACCGTGCCAAGTTCGGTGGCTCGTACCATGGTCATGCCTCTCTTACGGCATATAACATGGCTACATTAGACCCAGATGTGCGGTTGTATCAACGACAGGTCGTTCAGATGATCAATGACAAGTATCGATTTCCGGTGTGGTCCAGCGACGCACATGTGGCGCCCCTGTACTATTCCATCTTGGACGCGTGGGACAAAAACAGCGATCTAATCCAAGACGAAAAGTACTATGTGCATTTCTCGGATTCAGAATTTGGCACCGACCTGCGAGTCCTGGCGCCAGTTGTGAAATATGCTAAACAGGAGTGCTCCCCTAGGTGGGATAGCCCACCTGTGTCTTTCTGTCACCATCAGTTCCGAGACTTTTCAGAAATCTAAAGACAGATATCCCACACGAGGATACTTGTATTAGATGTACCCCCGTATAGTAATCTGCATCTTTTGCTTGGCGCGTGAGGTTGGAAAAAATGTAAATATCACGCCTTGTAGATGTGTAGAACACTCACAGTCTGTTTTGTTGCCATGACTTTTATGGTCCTGTATCTGCATTTAGCGGCAAAGTCCTTCTTTGATAAGTCGATCAACAGCGGCACATAACGGCAATGGCCCAGGATAATATCGACATAACCCTCACCCAACTCGAGTGAAATCGACTTGCTGAATGACAACTGAAGGCATACGCATTACTTCCGTATCAATAAAGCGGGTCGGCCATCACCAGAATAGGTCCAGTATCAACAAGGTAGACTCGTACTTGCGCAGTTCTGGCGGTCCATAATAGCCATGGAACTGCTGGTGCCCTGGGCAATGTACTTTTCGACATCAATCTTCCGCCATTATGAGCCATTTCTTATCTAAGGGGTACATAAGTCTTGATAGATACAAAAGCCAATCCCCAGGTACAATTGAATCTGGTGTATTCAAGCCAATAATATCTGTGGCTGATCCTCCAGTAAACAGAGGCCTACGGTGTTGTATAGGTACAGTATCCCTCGCTGAGTGCCAAGAAACCAATTCATTATATCATCGCCTCATGAGACCTAGTACGGATCTGTTTCTGCATCCTGCGAAGCACCTCCTGCACGTCGTCGTTCATATCATGGGACCAGAGCCAGTTGAACCGACCCTGCTGTAGCCGGGAAAGAATCTCTTCCATGTCGGCACCCGCTTCTTCGTGctggaagaaaatcatgCGGCCCACCTCGGCAGCCTGCTCGAGCTGCTTCTGGGCACGTGGAAGCCGGACAGAGTCGTACGCAGTCAGGCCGGCGTGGATTGCCAACGCCTGGTTTACGCCGCCCTCCCGGAGCTTGGCAAGCTCTGCGAGCACGTTCGACAGCACCAAGGCATCTTCCAAGCCCTGCGCCGCGCCTGCGGCCTGGAAAGGCAGAGACGCGTGAGCGCTATCGCCGACCAAGACCACGCGATCGCGAAAGTAAGTCGCCGTGtgaagatggtggaagaaCCCCCATTTCACCGGCTTCGCCTTTCGGAGAAGTTGTCGAAAGCTATCGTCGATGGCCGGGTCCTCGAAATCggccatcatggcttcaTGTGTGATCCGCTCTGTAATGGCGTCCTTCGGTTTCCATGCATTCTTAGAATCAGCAACGCAGAGGAGGAAGTTTAATTCCTGTCGAGCAATAGACTGGTTAGCACGTCACGCTCGGGCCATAAATCCGGGCCTTGCATAAGGATCGAACACTcacatcaccaccacttATGCGATAGGTAACGGCGCTACGCTTGTGTCCGAAATAAAACTTGGCGACATCTGTGAGATCGCCGAGGATCTCGTACGCCTCGGACATGGGGATGACGGCTCGATAGCAGTAAGCACCTGCATACACAGGCGCGACTTGGCCCGGGTATGCATCCTTCAGCACATGCTTTCTTACCGTGCTCTTAATGCCATCAGCGCCGGCAAGGATAGCAGCCTCGGCGGTCGTGCCGTCGGAAAACGTGAGGGTGACACCGGCCGGCCCCTGCTCGATATGAGTCAGGCGCTTATTGAACTGGACGTTTTCGATCGGGATGAAGCTTGTCATAATGTCAAGCAGCGTTTTGCGGTGTGCCTGGATTGATCAGCAACTTACGTGCGGGTTTCCCATAGGCGACGGGCATACTGACAGATTTGCGAACGTAGTCGGGGTGGCCCCATCCGGACCTGCCATGCCATGGCTGACCACGACCTGAGATAAGGAATCAGCATAAGCATAAAAAACCTCTCGCCCAAGCAAGATAGGGACGTACCGAAACCCTCTTCTAGAAGCATACCCTCAAAGAATATGCTCTGCGCGTTCTCACCCTTGTTTCCGACGCAGACTCTTTCATAGAGGGGGCGGAACCCAGGCTCAATGAGATCCATAGTGCGCATGCCATTAGGGGCAAATCCGATGCCGGCGCTTCATCACTGTCAGCATGCAAGTTTTAGTGATTACATTCTCGACAGGATGTGCAGGTGGAAACCTACCCTACTACCGAGTattcctttgcttcctcgTACAGGGTGAAGGAGATGCCCTTTTTGTGCAGAGCCATCGCCAGCGCGAGACCACCGATGCCAGCACCTGTGGAAGGCGGTTAGCGGAGCGCTCCAACCAGATGACCTGGCTTTGGCAGGCTTACCGACAATGGCGACGTGAAAATCATCTTGGTTGGTCTTGGTCATGATGAATGATTACTGATGGGGTTCGCCTGCCCTCTCGTGAGCAAAAAGCTTACAGTCGCAAGGACATTTAGCCCTTACGCGAACATCGCCATCTACGTACGCTCTTAACCACGGCCTGACGTCTGTCAACCTGCACCCATTCGTCGTCACGGGGCAAGACCGGCATTGGCGTCGGCCAATGGTAGCACCCTGAACAACAGATACCGTACTAGCACGGAGAACTGTGGAGCAAGGCAACACAACAAGGATCAAAAGTGGCGCTATGGGCGCTAACTGGGCAAAGCTCATGAAGGCACGGGActacggcggactaaatctagcttacgGACAAAACTTCAGATTattggatttttttttaccgAAATCTTACTGTTTTACAGTCGGCCACGACTGCCGCGCACTTTAaaatatagatttaataaagctctaaaatatactattatatagaatatctattattaaaaatttaagATAGTAGTTTtatcttatatataattaataatatttattaaattaataatagtagtagtagtagtagtagtagtagtagtagtagtagtagtagtagtgatAGTAATAATGCCGAGTGGTAGTGCTGTTTTGGTAGTGATAGTGGTaatagtggtggtggtagtggtgatggtagtagtggtggtagtggtagtggtagtggtagtggtagtggtagtgtAAGACTGGGTTCTAAACTTTAGGGTTGTTGTATCTAAAGTTATTATGGTATATAGTCAGTATagtagagctaatatacagTGCGTTGGTATTGGTAAAATTggtaatattttattttgtccgtaagctagatttagtccaCCGTACGGGACTTTCCCCGAACCCCGGACCGTCCCTCGGATCAGCCGCCTGCTCCGCGGCGTCTCCCGTCCTTATCCGAGTGCGGAATAACCTACAGCCTGGTCTAGCACCTGGGTCACAGCCACACGGCGAGTGGCCAGCCTCGGGAGATCATGCGTCCGAGTATCATGCTGGCGGAATATTCCAAGTATGTCCAGCGATGGGTGTTGTGCACTTGCCCGAGCTCAACAGTGTGCATCTCAAGGCACGCAGACTTTTTGCGTCACAAGTGCAACAATCTAAAACCCGCGTTTGTTATAGTATTCTACCCGTTGCGAGACATCGGCAAGGTCTCGTGGCTCATTGGGGGATCCATTCGTGACAACTGTCTGGGAACGTCATCATGGGTTCGAACGAAACCGGAGCAAAGTCAAACAGGTCTTGCACAGAAGTCGTCACAGCCAAACGAGCGATTCGAGATGCCCAAATACGAAAGCATGAAGCAGCAAATAGGAATGGGAGCGTCGATATCCTTGGGGCTGACATAGCGGACGTCAAAACGCTGACGAACCTGCTTCGGCAGAGGACATGATTCGCACCTACATTGGGAGGTAAGTCCAGAGGAATGGACAGGAGTGCCCTCCACGCTAATCAGCCAGACAGAGCTTGTGAGGCACAGAAAAAGGTAATTGAACGCACCAACTATTGTTGGATAGGGAGTGGCTAACAGGTAGAGTCCAGACGTATTGTTTGACTGAGATCTGctttgatgatgccatcgatCAAGCTAGACATCTTAACAATTTCCAGGGGACGCATGGTTGACTGATAGGCCCATTACACGGCGTGCCTATGTCATTTAAGgatcaattcaatatcaaaggTCTAGACTCGACATTAGGTTATGTCTGCAATGCTTTTACTCCGGCAAAGTCCGTTACACTTTTGGTACATACACTGAAACAGCTGGGAGCAATAATAATCGCAAAGACAAATCTACCCCAGAGCATCATGGTAAAGCAAGCCTTGCAGATTTGGGACTCTATTGGATTCACTGACTGGACTAGTGGTGTGAGACTGACAACCCGCTATGGGGTTTGACCACACATCCAACCAATTCGAAACTCACTCCTGGGGGCTCCTCCGGTGGAGAGGCCGCTCTGCTGGCTCTAGGCGGCACATTGATCGGCTGGGGGACTGACATCGGAGGCTCGATACGCATACCATGTCACATGAACGGGCTATGGGGCTGGAAGCCTAGTGTAAGCATGACAGGCACGTCTGCGTCAGACCACGCGGACAGAGATTGAAAGAGTGGCCGAATATCTTATCGCGGTGTAGAGGTCTCCCTAGACGGCCAGCAGCACGTCCCTTCAGCTATCGGGCCGATGGCAAAGTCCCTTAGTTCTCTCACAGTGGTGGCGAAACTGGTGATCGCCATCCACGCGTTGGCTGGTTTGGGGTATAATCCACGACATCGTTCAAGCTCATATCATGAGCCATGACGCGGAAGGAATTATCGTACGCGTCAACCTGCATCGGCTTCTGAACACTGTCAATTGTCTCCAGAGCATCGTGATGCCACCGGTCGCCTCGAACCGGTTCAAAAAAGTGTTCCTCTCAGTCTTTACGCACACCCAGATCAAACACGATGGTGCCATACTTGGTATTATAGCCGGGATGCCAGATAAGGCACGCGTAAGACCCGACATTCATGGTGTCAAACCCCGGTATAAGGGGCTCCACAAAGGACGCAGCCGGAAATCCACTCATGAAACTTGTTGTGTCGATGGTGGAGACATCGACTTTGCTTTGCGACTTTGGTATTTCGACCGGTGGTTGAAGTTGCCATTTGTGCGAGTATAATCAGCGTCTGAGTTCCTGTGTCTGATGGAGGCGAAGACGTATCAAGAGCGACAGCGAGCTTACAGCTCGAGTCATATCTTGCGCATGCTGAAGTAACGGGTTGCATAGTATGGCTTGTCCAGGGAAGAAACCGACGTTCGGAATGGTCCCGACGCGCCGTAGCCACCGGCAAGGAGTTGAATGAACCAGTCACGGTGATCCCAGTGGAAGGAGCTAACGAGGTACATTTGTCTACTGGTAACTCAGCTCTTGTCCATGTGGATACAAGCCTGCTCAACCAGAGGAAGGGCAACCCCACGCCTAAAGGAGCCGCTACAACACGACCGACGAGAcataccaaaaaaaaaaaaaaaaataaaataaaataaatagGAACAAATAGAAGATAATTATAGGCTAATGAGAGTTCCTTTCTTGGTTCTGCCACCGGGGCGGTAATAAACTATCGTCGTTATAACACGCTGCACGCATGCACGCATACAACAAGAGACATGCCAAGACCAACCGCCAAATTGTGTGGATCGCGACAGGATAAGATGGCTGGCATCATGATAATCTCACTTGGTTCCTCTCATCCTAGCCTTTACGCTAACATCTGATCCTCTGAAatccctcttttctcctcctctgtcaGATACACGTTGAAGATTTCAGCCAGCGCCTGCAAACGCTCATCTTCCGTCTTACACTCCTTGATTACCTCGCGGTTGGCGCCAATGGACTTCCTCACGGTGTCCTTGAACAAGGTGACATTGCCCACTATCATCTCCTTGTCCTCGTCCATGAGCATCTTCGTGCAGGTGATGTATCTGGTGAAGAAGGACCTCGGGTTTGTCGACGTGAACCACGACATGACTTCGTAATCCTGGGGCAGAAACTCTGTCTCCGTGAAGCAATAGACCGGCAGCCACGTTTTCTTGCCGTCATCACCGGGCTTGTAGCAGACATCGTAGCACCACATCTTGGGCGGTCCCGTACTATTGGCGGATCTGGACGCGTACGACTCGGGTATGGACCGTAACTGCAAACGAATCCAGCGTGGAGGGATGCTAGTCGTCTCGAATCCATCGCGCAGCGGATATGGAAGGTTAGGGCCCATGGAGCCCATCCCCACATCGACGACGTACCACTCGTCGTCGAGGCGCACAAGATTAAGCATATGGTTCCACCCGTCATAAGTCGCGCTCTGATTATGTCGAACATCAGGGTAGGGACTCATTGCCCGCGCGACGCGGCCTCCGCAGTTGCGCACTTCATAGCCGAGCGAGCGAAGGACCGTCCCGAAAAAGGTGTTGTTTTCCATACATCGCCCGCCGAGCCGCCGGCGGACTATCTTCGTGTAGAGCTCCGCCTGGTCCAGCGTGACGGTCTTGTGTGGGGAATAGTGCAAGACGAGATTGTCGAAAGGGACGTGGCAAGTGTGGTACCGTGTAAGGGCCTGTAGCAAGGGAAGCCCATACTCTTTGGTTCCAGTCTGTGTCTTGTCTTTCAGCACGATCGAGTCTAGGTACTTTTGTGGGAGCTTGATACACTCGAAGTAGTCGCGCAACTCGGCGTCACTGTAGCGGGGTCGGGCGTCCTCGTCTAAGGGAAGCTGGGTCAGCTCGTTGGGCGCAGAGTTGGACGACATGACGGGGTAGTCTGGTCAGTAAATGAGCACACTTGGATTACAAGGAACCCCTGGAGAACACGTATTCGGGAGGGATATTTATTTAGAGTCGTCCGAACGGAAGATCTTCCGTAGCCTGACCGAAGATCGACAGTGTGCGGGGTGATTTTTATACGTCGAACGTGGGGGCGGCGGGGAGATAAGCCCGGACAGGAAACTTGCTACTTTCGCTATCTTTCCGGCTTTGCCAATGAACAATTTGCTGGGGCTGATTTCACCTCATATATCATGGTGAAAGCACATGCTTGacctctctctcttactCACAATTTTAAGGGAGAACTGCAGGGAGTTTCGATTGATTTCTATCTAGAGGAAAGTAAACACGGGCGAATCACATCTCCGTTACCTAACGCTGCCCCGCCAGCAGCCAGCGTGGATTCTATGGCTAACAAACCTCCGATATTCGGATTGTACCATTTTGTAGACATAACTCAAAGGCCTCCACGAGGAGAGCCATCCCAAAAGCCATTCCCCAACGCAGCCCCCTCGACCGGTGACTGTTGGAAGCCCTCAAAGATACAGGGGTCGAACATTTCAGATGAGAAAAGCTGGAATGCCTCCATGTCGTCTCTGTTGTGGAACACACTGGCAGGATCAAAAGTGGATTCGCTACTAAACACTACCGGATCCAAGGCCGAGCCAGTACCGGTGCGGCTCTCAGATGGATTTGGTGCAGCTCCTGTTACGTCCAACAGAAAATACATATATAAGCTGTTTGTAATTCGAAATCAACAGGAGAACCTGGGAAACAGCGACTAACCTTTGACACCGCACATTCTGGCAAGTCTGCGGATGTATTCAAGGCAACTCAGAACCAGACTGTTTTCGTAGTCTAGGTCCTGGAATATCGCTTCTGCCTTACTAAGTAGAGTCTTGGAGTCTTTGACCGCTGCTTCGTCCGCTACAGTCTCTCCATGCTGTGCCCACAGTAACCGGCCGCAGATGACCAGTGAGGCAGTGAAGACTGGTGGGTGTATCCGGTTAGCATCCCAGCGAAGGCTTGCTTCAGGAGGCTCACCGTAGTAAAGCGTGAAAGACCACGCCCCAAGATTATTCTTACTCTTTGCATCCGCGCTGATAATGCAATGAACAATTGCAATCGTGAGCTGTGCAGCCCGAACGCATTCGTGGGCCTCTGCCATAGCCAGCTGGATCAAATACGATGGGCTTCCACTGGCCGCATTGTCCACCCGGAACAGGTGACGTATTGTAGCTCTAAGTAACGGTTTGTGTATGAGAATGGCAAGGTTGTAATATCTAAGCGTGAGAATGACCCGAAACCGATTGGCCGGAGTATTCTGTGAAAGTATGCCAGATTCCGGCTCGCAGGGACTTAAGTATGATGGCAAGCTCGTCGCCCAGTCTTGAAGCATTTTCCGGAGTTCTCCGGAGGCTTTGAGCGAAGCGATGTCGTCCAGGTTCGAGTTGGCCTTCTCGAGGTTCGCCCCGTACTGATTAATCAGGGATTTGGCCATCACCTGATACAGCCGGAAGGACACAGCGAGGAATTCGCCAGGTAAGTCAACGTTACCGTGGGGGCCACTGGAAGCAGTGGTAGACAATCCAGACGCTGGCTCGCGTCCGGTCATCAGTTCATCTGGGATGCTTGCTGGCCTGCCAAAGGCCACGCTCAGGACCTTGTCGAGGCAGTATATGACTGCCCAGGTTCTACGGTGATATTCTTCGTTGACGGGGTCGACAGCCTGACCGTTAGAGTCACTATGGAGTCCTAACGCTATAGCGGACCGGATGACCAGCCCGTGATTGTTCCAGGCCTGCACTGAACGCTGAGTCCCCTGGCagtggatgacgacgaggagcaGATAATGGACCATCTCCAGGCTGATGACACGTCTCGACAGATCGCTACACAGTTCCTGCGCCCTCTTGTAAAAGATGTTGGATCTCTCGAAGCGCTTCTTAGCGGATGGAACATGGTCTCTGTCGAAGCTGCTGGCCATGGCGAACATCATGTTTAGGGTCCCTAACCAGGTTCGGCGAGCTCTGGTAAAGCCGTTGAGCCTGCACTCTGTATATGTTTTCCTCATGGTATCTTCATGGATAAATGGAAAGACGGCGCCAGCTGTGTCAAAGTAGATGTCAAGCAAAGAGTCCATTTCTTCCACCGACGGCAAAGTAGTAGGGGATGAGTCCAGGTGAGTTGATGGTGCCGCAACTGGATGGTAAGGCTGGCCCTGAGAGACAATAGCGGTGATGCTTTCCCGAAGAGCATAGTCCTTGTCTACAGCGGATGCTACGGCTGGTGAGGGTTGATGCACAGCAGCTATGCCTCGAAGAAGCAACTGTGTGAAGTTAATGTTGGAGGACTCGCCAAAGAAAGCCGAACTCTGCTCTTCGACGAAGGTCATGGCCATGCCATTGGTAGACGCATCTTCGTCCTGGGGCTCTTCCAGCCCGGTAGCATGAGTCTCTTTCGCACACGTCGCAGCTACCAGCGCAGGGGTGCTGCTCGTGGAGTGGCATGGGCGATTGTTAGGGCACGGCGAGAGATGGCCCCTGAACGCATCATTGAGCCGCTGCAACTTGTGTTCGAGCGACGTCACGCGCTGTTCCAGGTCAGACACGTAACCTTTGCGTACAATGACATTGGTCGCAGATTCACTGGGTTCGTATAAACACTCGAGCCCGAGCGACGTGCAGGACGAGCACGAAGGCCGGTGGCCATCGCATCTGCCACGAACATCCAGTCAGTGAGTGCACGGGCTTGAGAATCAGTCGTTGTTCGCACTCATCGGCATGGCATACCTGGACTTGCGCACACGGCAGGCATTGCATGCCAGACCGATGCGTCGCCGCTTGCTTGCCGGGGGGGCAGGATCTAGGGCCGACTCACGGCCATGCTCTGATGGCGGTTTCTTTGACGCCTGCTCCGGCATTGTAGCCACGGAGCGCAATGTGTATGGTATGTGAGTGTGTAGGGCAATCGGACGGCGGCAGGGGGCAGTCGGGGAGAAACAGGAACCTGCGATGCCTCGGACAGCCAGGTTCGGGAAACGACCCCCGCACGCTGTGAAATCGTGGGGAAGGTTTGAGAACGTGGGGCCAATAGCCCCAGAGAGTATGTACCGAGATTGTCGGCCTAGGCCATGAGAGAGCCTATTCCGACATTTTTCAGACCCAAGTACATATAGTGACGGGAATGACCCGTACAACCAGGTGAGCAGCTCCATCTGCAATCTCGCATTATCTATGGTTCAATTCGTAGTTCCTACTTGGGATATAGGCGGCGGAGCCTGGCCCGGGAATTGCCTGTGGCTACCTATTAGaaccatcaacaaccttatcttcctctttcccttcataTCTATTGTCTGCTAATTTCATTTTGAATAACGGGACCCTTGTTAGACTCTAGATAGTGA from Aspergillus oryzae RIB40 DNA, chromosome 7 includes the following:
- a CDS encoding uncharacterized protein (predicted acyl-CoA transferases/carnitine dehydratase), with protein sequence MACNSLNHDPQDSYGPGTVVDTDFLPLPAECRRLLRIFAARTPGFTKDNTLLDGVVFHGDDLPCIPGPIKSQAVTAVLHAMVGIVGLEILHLRGISTSTVTLVDINHAGLYPATAALVNIDGHTGPSVINLPTVPQWDKDRASNSPLVYRATAIYETADKGVWFQLHGSLDSWKTLALLGIGKDLDAEIRTNDTAYALIQDRVRKYRAREIEQLMVAKGFSGSIVFSPEGWLQTEMGRSLARHPLINYRQQTQCPILEPPLFSKVDDKRPLAGIKVVELVRIIAGTAAGAALASMGAEVIRVNSSKLKDYTPAQPSSLMAGKIAIDLDLEDPADHKRLTRLFEQADVILQGYRLRSLERRGFGLQAALEMANKRGKGIIYVDENCYGPDGYYAERPGWQQVADAAAGSSYVMGQSFGCPPGQGVLPSLPISDMSTGILMALTVMCAIRDRAKFGGSYHGHASLTAYNMATLDPDVRLYQRQVVQMINDKYRFPVWSSDAHVAPLYYSILDAWDKNSDLIQDEKYYVHFSDSEFGTDLRVLAPVVKYAKQECSPRWDSPPVSFCHHQFRDFSEI
- a CDS encoding uncharacterized protein (predicted protein) codes for the protein MRTMDLIEPGFRPLYERVCVGNKGENAQSIFFEGMLLEEGFGTSLSCLGERFFMLMLIPYLRSWSAMAWQVRMGPPRLRSQICQYARRLWETRTFIPIENVQFNKRLTHIEQGPAGVTLTFSDGTTAEAAILAGADGIKSTVRKHVLKDAYPGQVAPVYAGAYCYRAVIPMSEAYEILGDLTDVAKFYFGHKRSAVTYRISGGDELNFLLCVADSKNAWKPKDAITERITHEAMMADFEDPAIDDSFRQLLRKAKPVKWGFFHHLHTATYFRDRVVLVGDSAHASLPFQAAGAAQGLEDALVLSNVLAELAKLREGGVNQALAIHAGLTAYDSVRLPRAQKQLEQAAEVGRMIFFQHEEAGADMEEILSRLQQGRFNWLWSHDMNDDVQEVLRRMQKQIRTRSHEAMI
- a CDS encoding uncharacterized protein (predicted protein), whose translation is MPEQASKKPPSEHGRESALDPAPPASKRRRIGLACNACRVRKSRCDGHRPSCSSCTSLGLECLYEPSESATNVIVRKGYVSDLEQRVTSLEHKLQRLNDAFRGHLSPCPNNRPCHSTSSTPALVAATCAKETHATGLEEPQDEDASTNGMAMTFVEEQSSAFFGESSNINFTQLLLRGIAAVHQPSPAVASAVDKDYALRESITAIVSQGQPYHPVAAPSTHLDSSPTTLPSVEEMDSLLDIYFDTAGAVFPFIHEDTMRKTYTECRLNGFTRARRTWLGTLNMMFAMASSFDRDHVPSAKKRFERSNIFYKRAQELCSDLSRRVISLEMVHYLLLVVIHCQGTQRSVQAWNNHGLVIRSAIALGLHSDSNGQAVDPVNEEYHRRTWAVIYCLDKVLSVAFGRPASIPDELMTGREPASGLSTTASSGPHGNVDLPGEFLAVSFRLYQVMAKSLINQYGANLEKANSNLDDIASLKASGELRKMLQDWATSLPSYLSPCEPESGILSQNTPANRFRVILTLRYYNLAILIHKPLLRATIRHLFRVDNAASGSPSYLIQLAMAEAHECVRAAQLTIAIVHCIISADAKSKNNLGAWSFTLYYVFTASLVICGRLLWAQHGETVADEAAVKDSKTLLSKAEAIFQDLDYENSLVLSCLEYIRRLARMCGVKGAAPNPSESRTGTGSALDPVVFSSESTFDPASVFHNRDDMEAFQLFSSEMFDPCIFEGFQQSPVEGAALGNGFWDGSPPIESTLAAGGAALEINRNSLQFSLKIPQQIVHWQSRKDSESSKFPVRAYLPAAPTLRKIFHYPVMSSNSAPNELTQLPLDEDARPRYSDAELRDYFECIKLPQKYLDSIVLKDKTQTGTKEYGLPLLQALTRYHTCHVPFDNLVLHYSPHKTVTLDQAELYTKIVRRRLGGRCMENNTFFGTVLRSLGYEVRNCGGRVARAMSPYPDVRHNQSATYDGWNHMLNLVRLDDEWYVVDVGMGSMGPNLPYPLRDGFETTSIPPRWIRLQLRSIPESYASRSANSTGPPKMWCYDVCYKPGDDGKKTWLPVYCFTETEFLPQDYEVMSWFTSTNPRSFFTRYITCTKMLMDEDKEMIVGNVTLFKDTVRKSIGANREVIKECKTEDERLQALAEIFNVYLTEEEKRGISEDQMLA